The genomic stretch GACTACACCCTGGACGTCCTCGTGCGCCTGCTCGCCACGCCCAGCCCCACCGGCTTCACGGAGGCGGCGGTGGCGCTGCTGGAGCAGGAGTTGCGGGCGCTGGGCGTGCAGCCGCAGCGGACCCGCAAGGGCGCCCTGACCTGGGAGGTCGCGGGGACCGGCGCGGGGCACGTGACGTTCAGCGGGCACGTGGACACCCTGGGCGCGATGGTCAAGGGCGTGAAGGACAGCGGGCGGCTGCGGCTGTGGCCGCTGGGCGGGTACGACTGGGCGACCGTGGAGGGCGAGGATGTCCTCGTGCACACCCAGGCGGGCCGCACCCTGACCGGGACGGTCGTGAACGTCCGCCAGAGCACCCACGTGCACGGCGCGGCCCTGCGGGACCTGAAACGCGAGGCGGCCGTCATGGAGGTGCGCCTGGACGAGGCGGTCTTCAGCGCCCGGGACGTCCGCGCGCTGGGGGTGCAGGAGGGCGACTTCGTGAGTTTCGACGCGCGCCCCCGCGTGACTGCGAGCGGGTACGTGAAGGCCCGCCACCTCGACAACAAGGCGGCGGTCGCGGTGTTCCTGGCGGTCACGCGTGAACTGCTCGCGGCCCCCGCG from Deinococcus soli (ex Cha et al. 2016) encodes the following:
- a CDS encoding M42 family metallopeptidase — protein: MDYTLDVLVRLLATPSPTGFTEAAVALLEQELRALGVQPQRTRKGALTWEVAGTGAGHVTFSGHVDTLGAMVKGVKDSGRLRLWPLGGYDWATVEGEDVLVHTQAGRTLTGTVVNVRQSTHVHGAALRDLKREAAVMEVRLDEAVFSARDVRALGVQEGDFVSFDARPRVTASGYVKARHLDNKAAVAVFLAVTRELLAAPAPVTAAFHVTTYEEVGHGAATGIPAHTDALIAVDMAAVGDGQTSSEHGVSLCVADGGGPYDHALGNRLRAAARSAGLDLRVDIYPYYASDGTAAWRAGGDYPVALIGPGVDASHAYERTHTDALRATGELMLAYLHQ